The Arvicanthis niloticus isolate mArvNil1 chromosome 2, mArvNil1.pat.X, whole genome shotgun sequence genome includes a window with the following:
- the LOC117702952 gene encoding gelsolin isoform X2, translated as MAPYLCALLVLALCALSPSHADTASRGRARERAPQSRVSQARPSTMVVEHPEFLKAGKEPGLQIWRVEKFDLVPVPPNLYGDFFTGDAYVILKTVQLRNGNLQYDLHYWLGNECSQDESGAAAIFTVQLDDYLNGRAVQHREVQGFESSTFLGYFKSGIKYKKGGVASGFKHVVPNEVVVQRLFQVKGRRTARATEVPVSWDSFNNGDCFILDLGNNIYQWCGSKSNRFERLKATELSKGIRDNERSGRARVHVSEEGGEPEAMLQVLGPKPDLPEGSEDTAKEDAVNRRLAKLYKVSNDGGSMSVSLVADENPFAQGALRSEDCFILDHGRDGKIFVWKGKQANMEERKAALKMASDFISKMEYPRQTQVSVLPEGGETPLFKQFFKNWRDPDQTDGPGLGYLSSHIANVERVPFDAATLHTSTAMAAQHGMDDDGTGQKQIWRIEGSNKVPVDPATYGQFYGGDSYIILYNYRHGGRQGQIIYNWQGAQSTQDEVAASAILTAQLDEELGGTPVQSRVVQGKEPAHLMSLFGGKPMIIYKGGTSRDGGQTAPASIRLFQVRASSSGATRAVEVMPKAGALNSNDAFVLKTPSAAYLWVGAGASQAEKTGAQELLKVLQAQHTQVEEGREPDAFWEALGGKTAYRTSPRLKDKKMDAHPPRLFACSNRIGRFVIEEVPGELMQEDLATDDVMLLDTWDQVFVWVGKDSQEEEKTEALTSAKRYIETDPANRDRRTPITVVRQGFEPPSFVGWFLGWDDNYWSVDPLDRALAELAA; from the exons ATGGCTCCGTACCTCTGCGCACTGCTCGTCCTGGCGCTGTGCGCACTGTCGCCGTCCCATGCAGACACCGCATCGCGGGGCAGGGCCCGAGAGAGGGCGCCCCAAAGTCGGGTGTCTCAGGCGCGG CCTAGCACTATGGTGGTGGAGCACCCCGAATTCCTGAAGGCAGGGAAGGAGCCTGGCCTGCAGATCTGGCGTGTGGAGAAGTTTGACCTGGTACCTGTGCCCCCCAACCTCTATGGAGACTTCTTCACAGGTGACGCCTATGTCATCTTGAAGACAGTGCAGCTGAGGAACGGGAATCTGCAGTATGACCTCCACTATTGGCTGG GCAATGAGTGCAGCCAGGACGAGAGCGGGGCTGCCGCCATCTTTACCGTGCAGCTGGATGACTACCTGAACGGCCGGGCTGTGCAGCACCGTGAGGTTCAGGGCTTTGAGTCATCCACCTTCCTCGGCTACTTCAAGTCTGGAATTAAGTACAAG AAAGGAGGCGTGGCATCTGGATTCAAACATGTGGTACCCAATGAGGTGGTGGTCCAGAGGCTCTTCCAGGTCAAAGGACGCCGTACAGCCCGTGCCACTGAGGTACCTGTGTCCTGGGACAGTTTCAACAACGGCGACTGCTTCATTCTGGACCTGGGAAAT AATATCTATCAGTGGTGTGGCTCCAAAAGCAACAGATTTGAAAGGCTGAAGGCCACAGAGTTGTCCAAGGGCATCCGGGACAATGAGAGGAGTGGACGTGCCCGAGTACATGTGtctgaagagggaggagagccAGAAGCGATGCTCCAG GTGCTGGGTCCCAAGCCAGATCTACCTGAAGGTTCCGAGGACACAGCCAAGGAAGATGCAGTCAATCGAAGGCTGGCCAAGCTCTACAAG GTCTCCAATGATGGCGGTAGCATGTCAGTCTCCCTTGTGGCTGATGAGAACCCCTTCGCCCAGGGTGCCCTGAGATCCGAGGACTGCTTCATCCTGGACCATGGCAGAGATGGGAAAATCTTTGTTTGGAAAG GCAAGCAGGCCAACATGGAGGAGCGGAAGGCTGCCCTCAAAATGGCCTCTGACTTCATCTCCAAGATGGAGTACCCCAGGCAGACCCAG GTTTCAGTCCTCCCAGAAGGCGGCGAGACCCCTCTCTTTAAGCAGTTCTTTAAGAACTGGCGGGATCCAGACCAGACAGACGGCCCCGGCCTGGGCTACCTCTCCAGCCACATTGCCAACGTGGAGCGTGTGCCTTTCGATGCTGCTACACTGCACACCTCCACCGCCATGGCTGCCCAGCATGGCATGGACGACGATGGCACTGGCCAGAAACAG ATCTGGAGAATTGAAGGTTCCAACAAGGTGCCAGTGGACCCTGCCACATACGGGCAGTTCTATGGAGGCGACAGCTACATCATTCTGTACAACTACCGCCACGGTGGCCGCCAGGGACAGATCATCTACAACTG gCAAGGTGCCCAGTCTACCCAGGATGAGGTTGCTGCTTCTGCCATCCTGACTGCCCAGCTGGAtgaggagctgggaggaactccTGTCCAG AGCCGAGTGGTCCAAGGCAAAGAACCCGCACACCTCATGAGCCTGTTTGGCGGGAAGCCCATGATCATCTACAAAGGCGGCACCTCCCGAGATGGTGGGCAGACAGCTCCTGCCAGTATCCGCCTCTTCCAAGTCCGAGCCAGCAGCTCTGGAGCCACCAGGGCTGTTGAG GTGATGCCTAAGGCTGGTGCTCTGAACTCCAACGATGCCTTTGTGCTGAAAACTCCCTCTGCCGCCTACCTGTGGGTGGGTGCAGGAGCCAGCCAGGCAGAGAAAACCGGTGCCCAGGAGCTTCTGAAGGTGCTTCAGGCCCAGCACACGCAggtggaggaaggcagggagcCAG ATGCCTTCTGGGAGGCTCTGGGCGGGAAGACTGCCTACCGCACATCCCCCAGGcttaaggacaagaaaatggatgCCCATCCTCCTCGACTCTTTGCCTGCTCCAACAGGATTGGACGCTTTGTG ATCGAAGAGGTTCCTGGTGAACTTATGCAGGAAGACCTGGCTACTGATGACGTCATGCTCCTGGACACCTGGGACCAG GTCTTTGTCTGGGTTGGAAAGGACTCCcaagaagaggaaaagacagaagcctTGACCTCTG CTAAGCGGTACATCGAGACAGATCCAGCGAATCGGGACAGGCGGACCCCCATCACAGTCGTTAGGCAGGGCTTTGAGCCTCCTTCCTTCGTGGGCTGGTTCCTTGGCTGGGATGACAACTACTGGTCGGTGGATCCCTTGGACCGGGCCTTGGCTGAGCTGGCTGCCTGA
- the LOC117702952 gene encoding gelsolin isoform X1 — protein sequence MAPYLCALLVLALCALSPSHADTASRGRARERAPQSRVSQARVSARGPRGSPSNCLLCCPLSLQPSTMVVEHPEFLKAGKEPGLQIWRVEKFDLVPVPPNLYGDFFTGDAYVILKTVQLRNGNLQYDLHYWLGNECSQDESGAAAIFTVQLDDYLNGRAVQHREVQGFESSTFLGYFKSGIKYKKGGVASGFKHVVPNEVVVQRLFQVKGRRTARATEVPVSWDSFNNGDCFILDLGNNIYQWCGSKSNRFERLKATELSKGIRDNERSGRARVHVSEEGGEPEAMLQVLGPKPDLPEGSEDTAKEDAVNRRLAKLYKVSNDGGSMSVSLVADENPFAQGALRSEDCFILDHGRDGKIFVWKGKQANMEERKAALKMASDFISKMEYPRQTQVSVLPEGGETPLFKQFFKNWRDPDQTDGPGLGYLSSHIANVERVPFDAATLHTSTAMAAQHGMDDDGTGQKQIWRIEGSNKVPVDPATYGQFYGGDSYIILYNYRHGGRQGQIIYNWQGAQSTQDEVAASAILTAQLDEELGGTPVQSRVVQGKEPAHLMSLFGGKPMIIYKGGTSRDGGQTAPASIRLFQVRASSSGATRAVEVMPKAGALNSNDAFVLKTPSAAYLWVGAGASQAEKTGAQELLKVLQAQHTQVEEGREPDAFWEALGGKTAYRTSPRLKDKKMDAHPPRLFACSNRIGRFVIEEVPGELMQEDLATDDVMLLDTWDQVFVWVGKDSQEEEKTEALTSAKRYIETDPANRDRRTPITVVRQGFEPPSFVGWFLGWDDNYWSVDPLDRALAELAA from the exons ATGGCTCCGTACCTCTGCGCACTGCTCGTCCTGGCGCTGTGCGCACTGTCGCCGTCCCATGCAGACACCGCATCGCGGGGCAGGGCCCGAGAGAGGGCGCCCCAAAGTCGGGTGTCTCAGGCGCGGGTGAGTGCCCGGGGTCCCCGGGGCTCCCCGAGTAATTGTCTATT GTGctgtcctctttctctgcagCCTAGCACTATGGTGGTGGAGCACCCCGAATTCCTGAAGGCAGGGAAGGAGCCTGGCCTGCAGATCTGGCGTGTGGAGAAGTTTGACCTGGTACCTGTGCCCCCCAACCTCTATGGAGACTTCTTCACAGGTGACGCCTATGTCATCTTGAAGACAGTGCAGCTGAGGAACGGGAATCTGCAGTATGACCTCCACTATTGGCTGG GCAATGAGTGCAGCCAGGACGAGAGCGGGGCTGCCGCCATCTTTACCGTGCAGCTGGATGACTACCTGAACGGCCGGGCTGTGCAGCACCGTGAGGTTCAGGGCTTTGAGTCATCCACCTTCCTCGGCTACTTCAAGTCTGGAATTAAGTACAAG AAAGGAGGCGTGGCATCTGGATTCAAACATGTGGTACCCAATGAGGTGGTGGTCCAGAGGCTCTTCCAGGTCAAAGGACGCCGTACAGCCCGTGCCACTGAGGTACCTGTGTCCTGGGACAGTTTCAACAACGGCGACTGCTTCATTCTGGACCTGGGAAAT AATATCTATCAGTGGTGTGGCTCCAAAAGCAACAGATTTGAAAGGCTGAAGGCCACAGAGTTGTCCAAGGGCATCCGGGACAATGAGAGGAGTGGACGTGCCCGAGTACATGTGtctgaagagggaggagagccAGAAGCGATGCTCCAG GTGCTGGGTCCCAAGCCAGATCTACCTGAAGGTTCCGAGGACACAGCCAAGGAAGATGCAGTCAATCGAAGGCTGGCCAAGCTCTACAAG GTCTCCAATGATGGCGGTAGCATGTCAGTCTCCCTTGTGGCTGATGAGAACCCCTTCGCCCAGGGTGCCCTGAGATCCGAGGACTGCTTCATCCTGGACCATGGCAGAGATGGGAAAATCTTTGTTTGGAAAG GCAAGCAGGCCAACATGGAGGAGCGGAAGGCTGCCCTCAAAATGGCCTCTGACTTCATCTCCAAGATGGAGTACCCCAGGCAGACCCAG GTTTCAGTCCTCCCAGAAGGCGGCGAGACCCCTCTCTTTAAGCAGTTCTTTAAGAACTGGCGGGATCCAGACCAGACAGACGGCCCCGGCCTGGGCTACCTCTCCAGCCACATTGCCAACGTGGAGCGTGTGCCTTTCGATGCTGCTACACTGCACACCTCCACCGCCATGGCTGCCCAGCATGGCATGGACGACGATGGCACTGGCCAGAAACAG ATCTGGAGAATTGAAGGTTCCAACAAGGTGCCAGTGGACCCTGCCACATACGGGCAGTTCTATGGAGGCGACAGCTACATCATTCTGTACAACTACCGCCACGGTGGCCGCCAGGGACAGATCATCTACAACTG gCAAGGTGCCCAGTCTACCCAGGATGAGGTTGCTGCTTCTGCCATCCTGACTGCCCAGCTGGAtgaggagctgggaggaactccTGTCCAG AGCCGAGTGGTCCAAGGCAAAGAACCCGCACACCTCATGAGCCTGTTTGGCGGGAAGCCCATGATCATCTACAAAGGCGGCACCTCCCGAGATGGTGGGCAGACAGCTCCTGCCAGTATCCGCCTCTTCCAAGTCCGAGCCAGCAGCTCTGGAGCCACCAGGGCTGTTGAG GTGATGCCTAAGGCTGGTGCTCTGAACTCCAACGATGCCTTTGTGCTGAAAACTCCCTCTGCCGCCTACCTGTGGGTGGGTGCAGGAGCCAGCCAGGCAGAGAAAACCGGTGCCCAGGAGCTTCTGAAGGTGCTTCAGGCCCAGCACACGCAggtggaggaaggcagggagcCAG ATGCCTTCTGGGAGGCTCTGGGCGGGAAGACTGCCTACCGCACATCCCCCAGGcttaaggacaagaaaatggatgCCCATCCTCCTCGACTCTTTGCCTGCTCCAACAGGATTGGACGCTTTGTG ATCGAAGAGGTTCCTGGTGAACTTATGCAGGAAGACCTGGCTACTGATGACGTCATGCTCCTGGACACCTGGGACCAG GTCTTTGTCTGGGTTGGAAAGGACTCCcaagaagaggaaaagacagaagcctTGACCTCTG CTAAGCGGTACATCGAGACAGATCCAGCGAATCGGGACAGGCGGACCCCCATCACAGTCGTTAGGCAGGGCTTTGAGCCTCCTTCCTTCGTGGGCTGGTTCCTTGGCTGGGATGACAACTACTGGTCGGTGGATCCCTTGGACCGGGCCTTGGCTGAGCTGGCTGCCTGA
- the LOC117702952 gene encoding gelsolin isoform X3, translating to MEKLFCCFPSTMVVEHPEFLKAGKEPGLQIWRVEKFDLVPVPPNLYGDFFTGDAYVILKTVQLRNGNLQYDLHYWLGNECSQDESGAAAIFTVQLDDYLNGRAVQHREVQGFESSTFLGYFKSGIKYKKGGVASGFKHVVPNEVVVQRLFQVKGRRTARATEVPVSWDSFNNGDCFILDLGNNIYQWCGSKSNRFERLKATELSKGIRDNERSGRARVHVSEEGGEPEAMLQVLGPKPDLPEGSEDTAKEDAVNRRLAKLYKVSNDGGSMSVSLVADENPFAQGALRSEDCFILDHGRDGKIFVWKGKQANMEERKAALKMASDFISKMEYPRQTQVSVLPEGGETPLFKQFFKNWRDPDQTDGPGLGYLSSHIANVERVPFDAATLHTSTAMAAQHGMDDDGTGQKQIWRIEGSNKVPVDPATYGQFYGGDSYIILYNYRHGGRQGQIIYNWQGAQSTQDEVAASAILTAQLDEELGGTPVQSRVVQGKEPAHLMSLFGGKPMIIYKGGTSRDGGQTAPASIRLFQVRASSSGATRAVEVMPKAGALNSNDAFVLKTPSAAYLWVGAGASQAEKTGAQELLKVLQAQHTQVEEGREPDAFWEALGGKTAYRTSPRLKDKKMDAHPPRLFACSNRIGRFVIEEVPGELMQEDLATDDVMLLDTWDQVFVWVGKDSQEEEKTEALTSAKRYIETDPANRDRRTPITVVRQGFEPPSFVGWFLGWDDNYWSVDPLDRALAELAA from the exons ATGGAAAAACTGTTTTGTTGCTTT CCTAGCACTATGGTGGTGGAGCACCCCGAATTCCTGAAGGCAGGGAAGGAGCCTGGCCTGCAGATCTGGCGTGTGGAGAAGTTTGACCTGGTACCTGTGCCCCCCAACCTCTATGGAGACTTCTTCACAGGTGACGCCTATGTCATCTTGAAGACAGTGCAGCTGAGGAACGGGAATCTGCAGTATGACCTCCACTATTGGCTGG GCAATGAGTGCAGCCAGGACGAGAGCGGGGCTGCCGCCATCTTTACCGTGCAGCTGGATGACTACCTGAACGGCCGGGCTGTGCAGCACCGTGAGGTTCAGGGCTTTGAGTCATCCACCTTCCTCGGCTACTTCAAGTCTGGAATTAAGTACAAG AAAGGAGGCGTGGCATCTGGATTCAAACATGTGGTACCCAATGAGGTGGTGGTCCAGAGGCTCTTCCAGGTCAAAGGACGCCGTACAGCCCGTGCCACTGAGGTACCTGTGTCCTGGGACAGTTTCAACAACGGCGACTGCTTCATTCTGGACCTGGGAAAT AATATCTATCAGTGGTGTGGCTCCAAAAGCAACAGATTTGAAAGGCTGAAGGCCACAGAGTTGTCCAAGGGCATCCGGGACAATGAGAGGAGTGGACGTGCCCGAGTACATGTGtctgaagagggaggagagccAGAAGCGATGCTCCAG GTGCTGGGTCCCAAGCCAGATCTACCTGAAGGTTCCGAGGACACAGCCAAGGAAGATGCAGTCAATCGAAGGCTGGCCAAGCTCTACAAG GTCTCCAATGATGGCGGTAGCATGTCAGTCTCCCTTGTGGCTGATGAGAACCCCTTCGCCCAGGGTGCCCTGAGATCCGAGGACTGCTTCATCCTGGACCATGGCAGAGATGGGAAAATCTTTGTTTGGAAAG GCAAGCAGGCCAACATGGAGGAGCGGAAGGCTGCCCTCAAAATGGCCTCTGACTTCATCTCCAAGATGGAGTACCCCAGGCAGACCCAG GTTTCAGTCCTCCCAGAAGGCGGCGAGACCCCTCTCTTTAAGCAGTTCTTTAAGAACTGGCGGGATCCAGACCAGACAGACGGCCCCGGCCTGGGCTACCTCTCCAGCCACATTGCCAACGTGGAGCGTGTGCCTTTCGATGCTGCTACACTGCACACCTCCACCGCCATGGCTGCCCAGCATGGCATGGACGACGATGGCACTGGCCAGAAACAG ATCTGGAGAATTGAAGGTTCCAACAAGGTGCCAGTGGACCCTGCCACATACGGGCAGTTCTATGGAGGCGACAGCTACATCATTCTGTACAACTACCGCCACGGTGGCCGCCAGGGACAGATCATCTACAACTG gCAAGGTGCCCAGTCTACCCAGGATGAGGTTGCTGCTTCTGCCATCCTGACTGCCCAGCTGGAtgaggagctgggaggaactccTGTCCAG AGCCGAGTGGTCCAAGGCAAAGAACCCGCACACCTCATGAGCCTGTTTGGCGGGAAGCCCATGATCATCTACAAAGGCGGCACCTCCCGAGATGGTGGGCAGACAGCTCCTGCCAGTATCCGCCTCTTCCAAGTCCGAGCCAGCAGCTCTGGAGCCACCAGGGCTGTTGAG GTGATGCCTAAGGCTGGTGCTCTGAACTCCAACGATGCCTTTGTGCTGAAAACTCCCTCTGCCGCCTACCTGTGGGTGGGTGCAGGAGCCAGCCAGGCAGAGAAAACCGGTGCCCAGGAGCTTCTGAAGGTGCTTCAGGCCCAGCACACGCAggtggaggaaggcagggagcCAG ATGCCTTCTGGGAGGCTCTGGGCGGGAAGACTGCCTACCGCACATCCCCCAGGcttaaggacaagaaaatggatgCCCATCCTCCTCGACTCTTTGCCTGCTCCAACAGGATTGGACGCTTTGTG ATCGAAGAGGTTCCTGGTGAACTTATGCAGGAAGACCTGGCTACTGATGACGTCATGCTCCTGGACACCTGGGACCAG GTCTTTGTCTGGGTTGGAAAGGACTCCcaagaagaggaaaagacagaagcctTGACCTCTG CTAAGCGGTACATCGAGACAGATCCAGCGAATCGGGACAGGCGGACCCCCATCACAGTCGTTAGGCAGGGCTTTGAGCCTCCTTCCTTCGTGGGCTGGTTCCTTGGCTGGGATGACAACTACTGGTCGGTGGATCCCTTGGACCGGGCCTTGGCTGAGCTGGCTGCCTGA